In Anabas testudineus chromosome 12, fAnaTes1.2, whole genome shotgun sequence, one genomic interval encodes:
- the mrpl33 gene encoding 39S ribosomal protein L33, mitochondrial codes for MFLTTVNLAKAKSKTVLVQMMSAAGTGYFFNTKRNRLRDKLVLRKHDPFVNKHVLFFEKRKIRSI; via the exons ATGTTCCTCACTACTGTAAACT TGGCCAAGGCAAAATCTAA GACCGTCCTGGTGCAGATGATGAGCGCTGCAGGGACAGGCTACTTCTTCAACACAAAGAGGAACCGTCTCAGAGACAAACTGGTGCTGCGCAAACATGATCCATTTG tgaacaagcatgtcctgttctttgAGAAGAGGAAGATCAGATCAATTTAA
- the si:dkey-16j16.4 gene encoding uncharacterized protein si:dkey-16j16.4 — protein sequence MLKTLTKKLRRHSLNEIHPFQLKISYHGSGEGGESDDSEGENQELAQIDRERRRNCALTPLATSQQHNQGPISPARLRRLRLLLDANLDRHSSEEELERISCGDNRKWVSRHSDHHSSASSDEEVRDLCGCGSLAASARPLVEPGTCLAASPSPVHFSSSPPHNLKPPPMRFQLQVVQPVARPIILSHFDQSAPYRKFRHSYGGEPGRPSLDLEKMQQKMLLKKNCGGKTRTIKIRNLTSSRPPPRYTYDPSIFAFRSLSTAPPCSPMPPSEDPPCS from the exons atgctgaAGACGCTGACGAAGAAGCTGAGGAGACATTCACTGAATGAGATCCATCCTTTCCAGCTGAAG ATTTCATACCATGGcagtggagagggaggggagagtgATGATTCAGAGGGGGAGAACCAGGAGCTTGCACAGATTGACAGAG AGAGACGGAGAAACTGTGCCCTCACCCCCTTGGCCACCAGCCAGCAGCACAACCAGGGTCCCATCTCTCCAGCCCGGTTACGCCGCCTCCGCCTCCTTTTAGATGCCAATCTGGATCGTCACTCTTCAGAGGAAGAGCTTGAGCGAATCAGCTGTGGTGACAACAGGAAGTGGGTGTCACGCCACAGCGATCATCACAGCAGCGCCTCCAGTGATGAGGAGGTGCGGGACCTCTGTGGCTGCGGATCACTGGCTGCCTCTGCCAGGCCACTGGTTGAGCCAGGCACTTGCTTGGCTGCCTCCCCCAGCCCTGTGCACTTCAGCTCAAGCCCACCACATAACCTCAAGCCACCCCCTATGCGCTTTCAGCTACAGGTGGTGCAGCCAGTGGCACGGCCCATTATTTTGAGCCACTTTGACCAGTCAGCACCTTACAGAAAGTTTCGGCACAGTTATGGCGGAGAGCCTGGGAGACCCAGTCTGGACCTGGAGAAAATGCAACAG aaaatgctgctgaaaaAGAACTGTGGAGGGAAAACACGGACCATAAAGATTCGG AATCTGACCAGCAGTCGTCCCCCTCCCAGGTACACCTACGATCCCTCCATTTTTGCCTTCCGCTCCTTGAGCACAGCGCCCCCCTGCAGCCCCATGCCCCCTTCTGAGGATCCTCCGTGCTCCTAA